The following is a genomic window from Bacteroidia bacterium.
CCATGATGTTTCCTGAAGGACCTTCACCGGCGGTACCGGGATCTCTCGCCACTTCGTCGCAGAACTTCTATCATAGAGCCAGACAGAGCGAATGTCCAGTCTGTGTTCGGCACGCATCCATGTGCATCCGGCAAGAATGGACATTTGCTTCCCTGCCGGAAGCGATGCGAGTAATTCACCCGACAGATAGGTCAATCCGCCCGCGACACGCCCGCGGAGGGCAAGCAGTGTCTCTCCTTCCGCGTTCCGCAGCAGAGGGTACTCCCGCGCAAAGGTCAGTCCGATTCCGGTATTGTACAGTTGCGCCTTTGTGCCATACACGCTCAGCACATACTCTCCTCCCGCCCACAGAAGCGAATGGGCATTTCCGCTTCCCGAAGCGGGGTCGTTCAACGTATCACTGACGCCAGAGGGACGGAAATGCGCCGCCTCCAAAGCCCGTAGTCTCTCGGAGACTGGTTGAGGAACAGGTACCGTTCTGATTTCACCCAGAAACTCACTGATGACGTCGCGACGTTTTTTCGGATCCGGCGGAAACTCGACGCTCGCGGGCAGTCGGGTGTTCTCTCCCAACGCGCCGAGCGTCAGAGCCAGTGGAAGAGCCATCATTGCGCTGACAAAGGTGTCGCTGAGAATCTCATCTGCTACTTTGTAAGGGACGTCGATGGCGTCACGCTCTCTGCTCAGAAATTTCTGCACCATTCCCGTCGTGAGCACAAAGGGTATAGCGAAGGCGTGAAAGAATCCCGCCGGCGCACGATAGTGCAGATCCATGAGTGAGTCATACGGCACTCTCCGCAGTCGTATCGCGATTGTGTCGGGGTGATGATGCGGCTCTCCGCTCCAGACGTAGACGCCGCTTTCATCCGCAGCAAGCAGCGCATACTCAACACGGAGCGAATCGGAGTAAATGAGCGTGACTCGTTCAGAGGTCCATGCAGGTCGCCTGCACAGTGCGAGGAAGCCGATATCGAGCAATCTCGGCAACGCGTGGAGCAGGGTGGGATCTTCGATATGCTCCAGAAGGGCTTCGGTATCGGTGCCGCCGCGTCTGTAGGTGATCGCTTCGAAGTTCTCAAGATACGTCCGGATGAACGCTGCTTCCTGCTCTTCGAGCAACATTCTGCGGTCGCCCTTCGCGCTATCGCGAACAAGAATCTCGATGTACTTCGGATTCGACCGTACCTCCGCCGAGGTAAATGTATCGAGCTCGGGAAACAGGCTGAAGTACTCCCGCTCTCCCGCATCGATGACGGAACCGAGACGCGCCCCGAGCGGCTGAGAGGCATCGAACGACCTGTCTCCGCCATCCACGACCTGGGCGCGGAGATTCCACGAGCACAGCATGAGCAGAACAATGATGAAAAAACGCATGCACAAATATACAGCGGATATGTGTATCCTGTACACGCCCGCAGTGCCATTATTCGCGACCGTACGAAAAAATGCACCCGGAAGCTGCGGTACACCCCGTCGTATGGCACAACGGCCGATCCGGCAGAACGCAGCAGCACGTCTGTCAAATTAACTTGACATTGCGGTTTCGGTATTGTAGATTGCAACGTGAATGAAGCAGGATATATCGCATCGCGGCTTCGTGAGATACGCACCGAAGCGGGTTTGACGCAGGGGCAGCTTGCCGAACGCGTCGAGGTCAGCCGGCAGACCATCAACTACGTTGAAAACGGCACCTACTGCCCGTCGACCTATCTGGCCTTGCGCATTGCCGCCGAGTTGGGTGTGACGGTAGAACACATTTTTTTTCTCAAGGACGAGAAGGAATGACACCATGTTTGACGTACGACGCGATGAGCGCTTGAACGCCGTTCAGCACAGAGCGGGGTTCATAGCATTCTGGAGTTATTGGGGCATGAGCCTGATCCTCCTCATCCTCCTGAAAAGTTTTGATGACGAGGCACTGCACGATCCGTACTTTGTGCTTGCGGTCCCCTGGCTCGGCAGCATGATGCTTTACGTGTTCCTGCATTTCGGGAAGGGCTTCTTTCGGACGATACGCGACGAGGCGAATAAATCGCCGAAGCAAACGCGCGAAACCAGAGTGCGTCTGCTGCTGGGCACGGTGCTCTTTGCTGTGACGATGTTCCTGATTAAGCGCTTCAATATTTTCGACGATGAAGCTGCGACCATTGGATCGGATCTGCTGGAATCATGCGTCATCGCCGTGATATTTGGTTTGACGCTGTGGTTTACCCAGGCCCGGAAACTGCGGGAGCGGGAGGAGTGACATTGGACATCACGGTACACTCCAGAGTCGACTTGTTTCCCGGTCTTGCCCTGGTGCTGCGTGCACTTGCCGGA
Proteins encoded in this region:
- a CDS encoding helix-turn-helix transcriptional regulator, whose amino-acid sequence is MNEAGYIASRLREIRTEAGLTQGQLAERVEVSRQTINYVENGTYCPSTYLALRIAAELGVTVEHIFFLKDEKE